A window of the Cystobacter fuscus genome harbors these coding sequences:
- a CDS encoding RNA polymerase sigma factor: protein MLEPELSDERLMLAFRAGDPRAFEVLVRRHRTPVFNFIFRFTGHRARAEDVLQETWLKVVRGAPDYETKAKFTTWLYTIARNLCVDSARKESYRQTASLESPMAGSEGEDSRPLGEALPDEGASPERGAYNARVRPLLARALAGLPEEQREVFVLREYSGIPFKDIAEVTGVSENTVKSRMRYALEGLRRRLAELGVDGDLAEDGRTVAG, encoded by the coding sequence GTGTTGGAACCGGAGCTCTCAGACGAACGGTTGATGCTCGCCTTCCGGGCGGGAGACCCCCGTGCGTTCGAGGTCCTGGTGCGCAGGCACCGGACCCCGGTGTTCAACTTCATCTTCCGCTTCACGGGCCATCGCGCCCGCGCGGAAGACGTCCTTCAAGAGACGTGGTTGAAGGTGGTGCGCGGCGCACCGGACTACGAAACGAAGGCGAAGTTCACCACCTGGCTGTACACGATCGCGAGGAACCTCTGCGTGGACAGCGCGCGCAAAGAGAGCTATCGGCAGACGGCCTCGCTGGAGTCGCCCATGGCGGGCTCCGAGGGAGAGGACAGCCGTCCGTTGGGCGAGGCCCTTCCCGACGAGGGCGCGAGCCCCGAGCGCGGCGCCTACAACGCCCGGGTGAGGCCCTTGCTGGCGCGCGCCCTGGCCGGTCTGCCCGAGGAGCAACGTGAGGTCTTCGTGTTGCGCGAGTACAGCGGCATTCCCTTCAAGGACATCGCCGAGGTGACGGGCGTGTCGGAGAACACGGTGAAGAGCCGCATGCGCTATGCCTTGGAGGGCCTGCGCCGGCGGCTGGCCGAGCTCGGCGTGGATGGCGATCTGGCAGAGGATGGAAGGACGGTGGCGGGATGA
- a CDS encoding general secretion pathway protein GspE, producing MRKKIGELLLESGVINPEQIRKALGKQQRTRARGVRLGSVIVTLGFASLPEVAKALARQANLPFVELPEIPPEVRALVPLEFQIEHRLVPFRLEREGRGERLHVAVDDPSDLRPVEELSFQLNKPIRVHVAAEDDLDRVLELVSGRVVDGLEEDEDEPLEMEHGGRADASLLDWEPPVSAMTRPPPPPLPDDDEDITLITPRAATKARNTLLPPPPPPQENGDVLDELLGGSVREADDAAPGQESRKGVPVVVFGGAAKGTPLPPPRPELPDISEEDLKVLEELERMADGAEAQLHTEKVKPARMVASLIRLLIRKRLIHEEEFLEELSRK from the coding sequence ATGCGCAAGAAGATTGGCGAGCTCCTCCTCGAATCCGGCGTCATCAATCCGGAGCAGATCCGCAAGGCGCTCGGTAAACAGCAGCGCACCCGGGCCCGCGGCGTGCGGTTGGGCTCGGTCATCGTCACCCTGGGTTTCGCCTCCCTGCCCGAGGTGGCCAAGGCGCTCGCCCGGCAGGCGAACCTCCCGTTCGTCGAGCTGCCGGAGATTCCCCCCGAGGTGCGCGCGCTCGTGCCGCTCGAGTTCCAGATCGAGCACCGCCTCGTGCCCTTCCGGCTCGAGCGCGAGGGGCGCGGAGAGCGGCTGCACGTGGCGGTGGATGATCCCTCGGACCTGCGGCCCGTGGAGGAGCTGAGCTTCCAGCTCAACAAGCCCATCCGCGTGCACGTGGCCGCCGAGGACGATCTGGATCGGGTGTTGGAGCTGGTGAGCGGCCGGGTGGTGGATGGGCTCGAGGAGGACGAGGACGAGCCGCTGGAGATGGAGCACGGCGGCCGGGCCGACGCGTCCCTCCTGGATTGGGAGCCGCCTGTCTCCGCGATGACCAGGCCTCCGCCTCCTCCCTTGCCCGACGATGACGAGGACATCACCCTCATCACCCCTCGCGCCGCCACGAAGGCTCGGAACACCCTGCTGCCTCCGCCCCCGCCTCCCCAGGAGAACGGGGACGTGCTCGACGAGCTGCTCGGTGGGAGCGTGCGCGAGGCCGACGACGCGGCCCCCGGACAGGAATCGAGGAAGGGCGTGCCCGTGGTCGTCTTCGGTGGGGCCGCCAAGGGCACGCCGCTGCCACCGCCCCGGCCCGAGCTTCCCGACATCTCCGAGGAAGACCTGAAGGTGCTCGAGGAGCTCGAGCGCATGGCGGATGGTGCCGAGGCGCAGCTTCACACGGAGAAGGTGAAGCCCGCGCGCATGGTGGCCAGCCTCATCCGCCTGCTCATCCGCAAGCGCCTCATCCACGAGGAGGAGTTCCTGGAGGAGTTGTCCCGGAAGTGA
- a CDS encoding acyl-CoA dehydrogenase, whose product MSAGINTYKIDLRELYFTLFEQFGFGQVAGQAPFDAWGPDEAKAVLEQTYRFAKDVLGPLNASGDREGCRVENGSVITPKGFKDAWKGVYEQGFKSISASPDHGGQGGPMMLSVLVEEILSGANSAFNMYPGLAYGAAELVAECGTPEQKKLYVERMLNGTWGGTMCLTEPQAGSDVGAAKSTARKNADGTYNIRGTKIFISGGDHDLAENVIHLVLARIDGAVPGTKGLSLFIVPKIRVKPDGSLQGSNDVTLGSIEHKMGIRASATCVLNFGENDGCVGELVGGIENVGMSQMFKMMNGARIAVGIQGLALASTAYFNALEYAKDRKQGAPAHKWKDPAAPRAAIIEHADVRRMLLEMKAHVEGTRALIVKLAMHTDKAHQLAGKDDTQAAYHRGQVELLTPLVKSYASDQSFRLCAQAIQVFGGAGYCQDYPVEQYTRDSKIFSIYEGTNHIQAMDLVGRKMGQAGGAHFQQFMSDVGSFIEAHREHKIYGDAVKQLAAAQEGLMASAMAILGWSQDPAKMTLIPLSANRFLNMMSEVAVGWLLLDAALIAERVGEKATGDEKAFYDGKKWSALWYARNVLPNVEQAARMMALEDTSSVDISTQAFGSI is encoded by the coding sequence ATGTCCGCCGGCATCAACACCTACAAGATCGACCTTCGGGAACTCTACTTCACGCTGTTCGAGCAGTTCGGCTTCGGCCAGGTCGCCGGACAAGCGCCGTTTGACGCCTGGGGCCCGGATGAGGCCAAGGCGGTGCTCGAGCAGACGTACCGCTTCGCCAAGGACGTGCTCGGGCCCCTGAACGCCTCGGGCGACCGTGAGGGCTGCCGGGTGGAGAACGGCTCGGTCATCACGCCCAAGGGCTTCAAGGACGCGTGGAAGGGCGTCTACGAGCAGGGCTTCAAGTCCATCTCCGCGAGCCCCGATCACGGCGGCCAGGGCGGCCCGATGATGCTCTCGGTGCTCGTCGAGGAGATCCTCTCGGGCGCCAACTCGGCCTTCAACATGTACCCGGGCCTGGCCTACGGCGCCGCGGAGCTCGTGGCCGAGTGCGGCACGCCCGAGCAGAAGAAGCTGTACGTGGAGCGCATGCTCAACGGCACCTGGGGCGGCACCATGTGCCTGACCGAGCCCCAGGCGGGCTCGGACGTGGGCGCGGCCAAGTCCACGGCGCGCAAGAACGCGGACGGCACCTACAACATCCGCGGCACGAAGATCTTCATCTCCGGCGGCGATCATGACCTGGCCGAGAACGTCATCCACCTGGTGCTCGCGCGCATCGATGGCGCGGTGCCCGGCACCAAGGGCCTCTCGCTCTTCATCGTGCCGAAGATCCGCGTGAAGCCGGACGGCTCGCTCCAGGGCTCCAACGACGTCACCCTGGGCTCCATCGAGCACAAGATGGGCATCCGCGCCTCGGCCACGTGTGTGCTCAACTTCGGCGAGAACGATGGCTGTGTGGGCGAGCTCGTGGGCGGCATCGAGAACGTCGGCATGAGCCAGATGTTCAAGATGATGAACGGCGCGCGCATCGCGGTGGGCATCCAGGGCCTGGCGCTGGCGAGCACGGCCTACTTCAACGCGCTCGAGTACGCGAAGGATCGCAAGCAGGGCGCCCCGGCGCACAAGTGGAAGGATCCGGCGGCGCCCCGCGCGGCCATCATCGAGCACGCCGACGTGCGGCGCATGCTGCTGGAGATGAAGGCGCACGTGGAGGGCACCCGCGCACTCATCGTCAAGCTGGCCATGCACACGGACAAGGCGCACCAGCTGGCGGGCAAGGACGACACCCAGGCGGCCTACCACCGCGGCCAGGTGGAGCTGCTCACCCCGCTGGTGAAGTCCTACGCCTCGGATCAGTCCTTCCGGCTGTGCGCCCAGGCCATCCAGGTGTTCGGCGGCGCGGGCTACTGCCAGGACTACCCGGTGGAGCAGTACACGCGTGACTCGAAGATCTTCTCCATCTACGAGGGCACCAACCACATCCAGGCCATGGATCTGGTGGGCCGCAAGATGGGCCAGGCCGGCGGCGCGCACTTCCAGCAGTTCATGTCCGACGTGGGCTCCTTCATCGAGGCCCACCGCGAGCACAAGATCTACGGCGACGCCGTCAAGCAGCTCGCCGCCGCGCAGGAAGGCCTGATGGCCAGCGCCATGGCGATCCTCGGCTGGTCGCAGGATCCGGCGAAGATGACGCTCATCCCGCTGTCGGCCAACCGCTTCCTCAACATGATGTCGGAAGTGGCCGTGGGCTGGCTGCTCCTGGACGCGGCCCTCATCGCCGAGCGCGTGGGCGAGAAGGCCACGGGCGACGAGAAGGCCTTCTACGACGGCAAGAAGTGGAGCGCGCTGTGGTACGCGCGCAACGTGCTGCCCAACGTGGAGCAGGCCGCGCGCATGATGGCCCTCGAGGACACCTCCTCGGTGGACATCTCCACGCAGGCGTTCGGCTCCATCTGA
- a CDS encoding general secretion pathway protein GspE translates to MAQIKLGELLIKANVLQESQLKAALAEQAKWGGKLGEILVRMNFVSEDILVRALSKQLAIPAVNLDALKEVPKHVLNRVPVQTARDFALLPMQLRDDGKTLVVAIADPLNVRQLDELRAITKCRIVPNVAGRTAIARAMARFYEEGGELEDADTNFKVVDSHGRTVVRNMKDSPAVQPAPAPAPMPPMASRESPSVRSGASPVEMLRGVEEVQRKEVAALKAMVELLIEKGVFTRDEYLAKVKR, encoded by the coding sequence ATGGCACAGATCAAGCTCGGCGAACTGCTGATCAAGGCGAACGTGCTCCAGGAGAGCCAGCTCAAGGCGGCGCTCGCGGAGCAGGCGAAATGGGGCGGAAAGCTGGGAGAAATCCTGGTGCGGATGAACTTCGTGTCCGAGGACATCCTCGTCCGGGCGCTCTCCAAGCAGCTCGCCATCCCCGCGGTGAACCTGGACGCACTCAAGGAAGTCCCCAAGCACGTGCTCAACCGGGTTCCGGTCCAGACGGCGCGGGACTTCGCGCTGCTGCCCATGCAACTGCGCGACGACGGCAAGACGCTGGTGGTGGCCATCGCGGATCCGCTCAACGTGCGGCAGTTGGACGAGCTGCGCGCCATCACCAAGTGCCGGATCGTCCCCAACGTGGCGGGCCGTACGGCCATCGCGCGCGCCATGGCGCGCTTCTACGAGGAAGGGGGCGAGCTGGAGGACGCGGACACCAACTTCAAGGTGGTGGACTCGCATGGCCGCACCGTCGTGCGGAACATGAAGGACTCGCCCGCCGTCCAGCCCGCTCCGGCTCCGGCCCCCATGCCGCCCATGGCCTCGCGCGAGTCGCCCTCGGTGCGCTCGGGCGCCAGCCCCGTGGAGATGCTGCGCGGCGTGGAGGAGGTGCAGCGCAAGGAGGTCGCGGCCCTCAAGGCCATGGTGGAGCTGCTCATCGAAAAGGGCGTCTTCACCCGCGATGAGTACCTGGCGAAGGTCAAGCGTTAG
- a CDS encoding ABC transporter ATP-binding protein yields MSQPGARAMTEPLLQVRDVKTHFPVRGGPWGRARGIVKAVDGVSFDVRRGETLGLVGESGCGKSTLGRTLLRLVGPTAGSIRFEGRELTGLSQRELRPLRRRMQLVFQDPYASLNPRMSVRELLGEPFAIHGLERGAAREAKVAGLLDMMGLPREALERYPHEFSGGQRQRIGIARAIALRPDLVVADEPISALDVSIQAQIVNLLVELQRELGLTYVFIAHDLKIVEYVSTRVAVMYLGRIVELADAADLYRTPRHPYTQALLSAVPVPDPEHRRERILLQGDVPSPLAPPPGCAFHPRCPFAMDRCRRETPPLYSLERGHTAACFLVENDARERPASAPGASPSHEGG; encoded by the coding sequence ATGTCACAACCCGGTGCCCGCGCCATGACCGAGCCCCTCCTCCAGGTACGGGACGTGAAGACCCACTTCCCGGTGCGGGGCGGGCCGTGGGGGCGCGCGCGTGGCATCGTGAAGGCGGTGGACGGCGTGAGCTTCGACGTGCGGCGCGGCGAGACGCTCGGGCTGGTGGGCGAGAGCGGTTGCGGCAAGAGCACCCTCGGGCGCACCCTCTTGCGGCTCGTGGGGCCCACGGCGGGCTCCATCCGCTTCGAGGGTCGGGAGCTGACGGGCCTGTCCCAGCGCGAGCTGCGCCCCTTGCGGCGGCGCATGCAGCTCGTCTTCCAGGATCCCTATGCCTCGCTCAACCCGCGCATGTCCGTGCGGGAGTTGCTCGGCGAGCCCTTCGCCATCCACGGGCTCGAGCGGGGCGCCGCGCGCGAGGCGAAGGTGGCGGGGCTCCTGGACATGATGGGCCTGCCGCGCGAGGCCCTGGAGCGCTACCCGCACGAGTTCTCGGGAGGCCAGCGCCAGCGCATCGGCATCGCCCGGGCCATCGCCCTGCGGCCGGACCTGGTCGTCGCCGACGAGCCCATCAGCGCGCTCGACGTCTCCATCCAGGCGCAGATCGTCAACCTGCTCGTGGAGCTCCAGCGCGAGCTGGGGCTCACCTACGTCTTCATCGCGCACGACCTGAAGATCGTCGAGTACGTCTCCACGCGCGTGGCGGTGATGTACCTGGGCCGCATCGTGGAGCTGGCGGACGCGGCGGACCTCTACCGCACGCCCCGCCACCCCTACACCCAGGCCCTGCTGTCGGCGGTGCCGGTGCCGGATCCCGAGCATCGTCGGGAGCGCATCCTGCTCCAGGGCGATGTCCCGTCTCCGCTCGCGCCCCCTCCCGGGTGCGCCTTCCATCCGCGCTGTCCCTTCGCCATGGATCGCTGCCGGCGGGAAACGCCGCCCCTCTACTCGCTGGAGCGGGGGCATACCGCCGCGTGCTTCCTGGTGGAGAATGACGCGCGCGAGCGTCCGGCCTCTGCCCCGGGCGCTTCCCCCAGCCACGAGGGAGGGTAG
- a CDS encoding ExbD/TolR family protein translates to MAMGKIPGDSEGGDEVGFAEINITPLTDIFLVLLIIFMVTSSVIVQQAPSGGAQTGLKVNLPKGGATDVTARSTDMSVAILSDGRFVLGGNVVTEDELKRAFTDAQQKDPDTIVIVQADEGVPHGTVVQVMELAKGAGLGQLAIGVREPQ, encoded by the coding sequence ATGGCGATGGGCAAGATACCCGGCGACTCCGAGGGGGGTGACGAGGTCGGGTTCGCGGAGATCAACATCACCCCGCTGACCGACATCTTCCTCGTGCTGCTCATCATCTTCATGGTGACCAGCTCGGTCATCGTCCAGCAGGCGCCCAGCGGCGGAGCCCAGACGGGCCTCAAGGTGAACCTGCCCAAGGGCGGGGCCACGGACGTCACCGCGCGCTCCACGGACATGTCCGTGGCGATCCTCTCGGACGGGCGCTTCGTGCTCGGCGGCAACGTCGTCACCGAGGACGAGCTCAAGCGCGCCTTCACCGACGCCCAACAGAAGGATCCCGACACCATCGTCATCGTCCAGGCGGACGAGGGCGTGCCCCATGGCACGGTGGTGCAGGTGATGGAGCTGGCCAAGGGCGCGGGACTCGGACAGCTCGCCATCGGCGTGCGCGAGCCCCAATAA
- a CDS encoding MaoC family dehydratase N-terminal domain-containing protein yields MLDKNAIGRASPPFLNEVEKGAIRRFAESLGDYNPIYYDEEYARASGYPTVVAPPTFPASFSSAADLRELLGVGIKSLLHAEQSFEYERPIFAGDRIFVATRVAEVLERTGPAGKMDVAVIEDEGRDEEGNLVFRARRTLIVRAAKENP; encoded by the coding sequence ATGCTGGACAAGAATGCGATTGGCCGGGCTTCCCCGCCATTCCTGAACGAGGTGGAGAAGGGCGCCATCCGGCGCTTCGCCGAGTCCCTCGGTGACTACAACCCCATCTACTACGACGAGGAGTACGCGCGCGCCTCGGGCTACCCCACCGTGGTGGCTCCGCCCACGTTCCCCGCGTCCTTCAGCTCGGCGGCGGACCTGCGCGAGCTGCTCGGCGTGGGCATCAAGAGCCTGCTGCACGCCGAGCAGTCCTTCGAGTACGAGCGGCCCATCTTCGCCGGCGACCGCATCTTCGTCGCCACGCGCGTGGCCGAGGTGCTCGAGCGCACGGGGCCCGCGGGCAAGATGGACGTCGCCGTCATCGAGGACGAGGGCCGCGACGAGGAGGGCAACCTGGTGTTCCGTGCCCGCCGCACCCTCATCGTCCGCGCCGCCAAGGAGAATCCGTGA
- a CDS encoding ABC transporter ATP-binding protein — protein sequence MSEPLLDVRGLKTQLSLDAGPVLAVDDVSFSLPPGGTLGVVGESGCGKSLTALSVMRLVPEPPGRVVGGRILFQGEDLLALPEEKMRRKRGRHLSMVFQEPMTSLNPVYTAGEQIAEGVRLHLGLSRSAARDLAVDMLRQVGIPAPEQRVDSYPHELSGGMRQRVMIAMALASGPELLIADEPTTALDVTIQAQILELLKRLQTERRMAVMLITHDLGVVAGHCDTVVVMYAGRVVERAPVKALFRRPAHPYTAGLLRSIPALQTVEGPPGARPRLKTIPGMVPGLHRLPGGCRFRDRCERALDLCARVEPPLEEKREGQEAACHNPVPAP from the coding sequence ATGTCCGAACCTCTTCTCGACGTCCGCGGATTGAAGACCCAGCTGTCGCTGGACGCGGGTCCCGTGCTGGCCGTGGATGACGTGTCCTTCTCCCTTCCGCCCGGGGGTACCCTGGGGGTGGTGGGGGAGAGTGGCTGCGGCAAGAGCCTCACCGCGCTCTCGGTGATGCGCCTGGTGCCCGAGCCTCCTGGCCGGGTGGTGGGCGGGCGCATCCTCTTCCAGGGCGAGGATCTGCTCGCGCTCCCCGAGGAGAAGATGCGCCGCAAGCGAGGGCGCCACCTCTCCATGGTCTTCCAGGAGCCGATGACGTCCCTCAACCCCGTCTACACGGCGGGCGAGCAGATCGCCGAGGGCGTGCGGCTGCACCTGGGCCTGTCGCGCTCCGCCGCGCGAGACCTCGCCGTGGATATGTTGCGACAGGTGGGCATCCCCGCCCCCGAGCAGCGCGTGGACAGCTACCCGCACGAGTTGTCCGGTGGCATGCGCCAGCGGGTGATGATCGCCATGGCGCTCGCCAGCGGCCCGGAGCTGCTCATCGCGGACGAGCCCACCACCGCGCTCGATGTCACCATCCAGGCGCAGATCCTCGAGCTGCTCAAGCGGCTGCAGACCGAGCGCCGCATGGCGGTGATGCTCATCACCCACGACCTGGGCGTGGTGGCGGGGCACTGTGACACGGTGGTGGTGATGTACGCGGGCCGCGTGGTGGAGCGCGCCCCGGTGAAGGCGCTCTTCCGGCGGCCGGCGCATCCGTACACCGCGGGCCTGCTGCGCTCCATTCCGGCGCTCCAGACGGTGGAGGGGCCGCCGGGAGCGCGTCCACGGTTGAAGACGATTCCCGGCATGGTGCCGGGCCTGCACCGGCTGCCCGGGGGCTGCCGCTTCCGCGACCGGTGCGAGCGCGCCCTGGACCTCTGCGCGCGGGTGGAGCCCCCCTTGGAGGAGAAGCGCGAGGGCCAGGAGGCCGCATGTCACAACCCGGTGCCCGCGCCATGA
- a CDS encoding MotA/TolQ/ExbB proton channel family protein: MSLSDILHYLRIGGFTLAFLLLASTVALVVAIERLITLWGVSERSRLLGDTVHKHLLRGDIAAARSATERSNAAVADIFLAGFDRFERTRGSCEGVDSAVERERAQVGLRLRRNLWLLATIGSLTPFVGLFGTVAGIMKSFKDLGLDVAAGGTGGTGAVMTGISEALVATAVGILVAVQAMAFYNYFQARLSRVLVELRLLGEEFVELLRERPLGAPATIAPAVPAAAAEARSPTDT, translated from the coding sequence ATGAGCCTTTCCGACATCCTCCACTACCTGCGCATCGGCGGCTTCACCCTCGCCTTCCTCCTGCTCGCCTCCACGGTGGCGCTGGTGGTGGCCATCGAGCGGCTCATCACCCTCTGGGGGGTGAGCGAGCGCTCCCGGCTGCTCGGGGACACCGTGCACAAGCACCTGTTGCGCGGAGACATCGCCGCGGCCCGCTCCGCCACCGAGCGCTCCAATGCCGCCGTGGCCGACATCTTCCTCGCGGGCTTCGATCGCTTCGAGCGCACGCGCGGCAGTTGTGAGGGAGTGGACTCGGCGGTGGAGCGTGAGCGCGCCCAGGTGGGCCTGCGCCTGCGCCGCAACCTGTGGCTGCTGGCCACCATCGGCTCGCTGACGCCGTTCGTGGGCCTGTTCGGCACGGTGGCCGGCATCATGAAGTCCTTCAAGGATCTGGGCCTGGACGTGGCGGCGGGAGGCACGGGCGGCACCGGCGCGGTGATGACGGGCATCTCCGAGGCGCTGGTGGCCACCGCGGTGGGCATCCTCGTGGCCGTGCAGGCCATGGCCTTCTACAACTACTTCCAGGCCCGGCTGTCGCGCGTGCTCGTGGAGCTGCGGCTGTTGGGAGAAGAGTTCGTCGAGCTGTTGCGCGAGCGTCCCCTGGGCGCTCCCGCCACCATCGCTCCCGCCGTCCCCGCGGCTGCCGCGGAAGCGCGTTCCCCCACGGACACCTGA
- a CDS encoding DUF2085 domain-containing protein: protein MFWLSHHHPEEYNRTYVLGGLRVCARCLGTYPVLLAVLVGLFKLRAPLTWSWDVPVVLGLTLPALVDWAVGRFRPTGGSNAVRTLTGVLLGMALGRSLFIHLQRPLPAVLLWQAALVAGVAVPVLLATSRKSNPGP from the coding sequence GTGTTCTGGCTCAGTCACCATCATCCCGAGGAGTACAACCGCACCTACGTGCTCGGGGGCCTACGGGTGTGTGCCCGCTGCCTGGGCACCTACCCGGTCCTGCTGGCCGTGCTGGTGGGGCTGTTCAAGCTGCGTGCCCCGCTGACCTGGTCCTGGGACGTGCCGGTGGTGCTGGGCCTCACCCTGCCCGCGCTCGTGGACTGGGCCGTGGGCCGCTTCCGTCCCACCGGAGGCTCCAACGCCGTGCGCACGCTCACCGGAGTGCTGCTGGGCATGGCCCTCGGCCGCTCGCTGTTCATCCACCTCCAGCGACCCCTGCCCGCGGTGCTCCTGTGGCAGGCGGCCCTGGTGGCGGGCGTCGCCGTGCCCGTGCTGCTGGCCACCTCCCGGAAATCCAATCCGGGCCCCTGA
- a CDS encoding MaoC family dehydratase, whose amino-acid sequence MPARKLYFEGIRVGDELPALAKAPIDRVQLARYAGASGDFNPVHVDEVYAKSVGMPSVYAPGMLVMGMLGQLISDWARGGQLRRYHVRFIKMVWPGDTVVCKGRVSDRYGEGGRYFVEVELWAENQRGELVMKGHSSIQLFYSLEDENRQRSGQSPIVVDVPRESLLQNAGTAAPEGTEEEGASLSGKKTTGSKPAAKTATAPDASKKAKK is encoded by the coding sequence ATGCCCGCGCGCAAGCTCTACTTCGAAGGCATTCGCGTGGGTGACGAGCTGCCCGCGCTCGCCAAGGCCCCCATCGATCGCGTGCAGCTGGCGCGCTACGCCGGCGCCTCGGGCGACTTCAACCCCGTGCACGTGGACGAGGTGTACGCCAAGAGCGTGGGCATGCCGTCCGTCTACGCCCCCGGCATGCTCGTCATGGGCATGCTCGGCCAGCTCATCAGCGACTGGGCCCGCGGCGGCCAGCTGCGGCGCTACCACGTGCGCTTCATCAAGATGGTGTGGCCGGGCGACACCGTGGTCTGCAAGGGCCGGGTGAGCGACCGCTACGGCGAGGGCGGCCGCTACTTCGTCGAGGTGGAGCTGTGGGCGGAGAACCAGCGCGGTGAGCTGGTGATGAAGGGCCACTCCAGCATCCAGCTCTTCTACTCCCTCGAGGACGAGAACCGGCAGCGCTCGGGCCAGTCCCCCATCGTCGTGGACGTGCCGCGCGAGAGCCTCCTGCAGAACGCCGGCACCGCCGCCCCCGAGGGCACCGAGGAGGAGGGGGCGAGCCTGTCAGGCAAGAAGACGACGGGCTCCAAGCCCGCCGCCAAGACGGCCACCGCCCCGGACGCCTCCAAGAAGGCCAAGAAATAG
- a CDS encoding DUF4292 domain-containing protein yields MNRAAVAIFLALVCSGCPKRLDFGPRGRITQPEELFRLTREAQDVTATLQGDGKLRVESPQGTGTVSVFLAASRPGLLRVEMFDFFNRPIAVLVTDGQRFGLLQFQENKFYQGPATPQNLSRFLPLALPSEELVSVMLGRVPFIPAERMTLGVDEKEALYVLTLVRGDVSQVLHIHPRHLRVVRSEVQGVSTYALEYGRFEPQGDAVFPHQVTLRAASADTSLGLRYTDVTLNQAPDLTLFDLSAPEGIPVVEVDEGGQALPPVALPPAAPGS; encoded by the coding sequence ATGAACCGCGCTGCCGTCGCAATCTTCCTGGCCCTCGTTTGTTCAGGCTGTCCCAAGCGCCTGGATTTCGGGCCCCGGGGCCGCATCACCCAGCCCGAGGAGCTCTTCCGCCTCACCCGCGAGGCCCAGGACGTCACGGCCACCCTCCAGGGGGATGGCAAGCTGCGCGTCGAGTCCCCCCAGGGCACCGGCACCGTGTCGGTCTTCCTGGCCGCCTCCCGGCCGGGCCTGCTCCGGGTGGAGATGTTCGACTTCTTCAACCGCCCCATCGCCGTGCTCGTCACCGACGGCCAGCGCTTCGGGCTGCTCCAATTCCAGGAGAACAAGTTCTACCAGGGGCCCGCCACCCCCCAGAACCTGTCGCGCTTCCTGCCCCTGGCCCTGCCGAGCGAGGAGCTGGTCTCCGTGATGCTCGGCCGGGTGCCCTTCATCCCCGCGGAGCGCATGACGCTCGGGGTGGACGAGAAGGAGGCGCTCTATGTCCTCACCCTGGTGCGCGGCGACGTGTCCCAGGTGCTGCACATCCACCCCCGGCACCTGCGGGTGGTGCGCAGCGAGGTCCAGGGGGTGAGCACCTACGCGCTGGAGTACGGCCGCTTCGAGCCCCAGGGTGACGCTGTCTTCCCCCACCAGGTGACACTCCGGGCGGCCTCGGCGGACACCTCCCTGGGGCTGCGCTACACCGATGTCACGCTCAACCAGGCCCCGGACCTCACCCTCTTCGATCTCTCCGCCCCCGAGGGCATTCCCGTGGTCGAGGTGGACGAGGGGGGACAGGCCCTGCCTCCGGTCGCCCTGCCGCCCGCCGCGCCGGGCTCCTGA